A window of the Gemmatirosa kalamazoonensis genome harbors these coding sequences:
- a CDS encoding vanadium-dependent haloperoxidase codes for MTSSIRTLVRACALVVSPALAACSDGATATPDSTAARTVSVGATASVRWNQRAVALVVARQPASNGQAAVSRILTYLSLAQYRAAAAAQGAQTTAGAASPSVSAAVGGASAAVLDAFFPLDVASIEAQLNADLAVPPWPGAAPEDVVGGQALGRRIGTAVLAQADRDNYLAASPGTPPVGPSMWVSSSAAIVRSLYGVRPFFLRAPNELRPPAPPAIGSPKFVEALAEVRRIADTRTAEQTAIATNWNTSSGTFTAGALNLVADDVIREHGAPELDAARVLAFANAAAFDAQIACWDAKFAYWFIRPSQADPGIALAIALPNHPSYPSGHSCMTAALFGVLANAFPDQRARLDAMVDEAGMSRVYGGIHYRFDIDAGRDIGRAAAALALNGSLK; via the coding sequence GTGACCAGCAGCATCCGAACGCTCGTGCGCGCGTGCGCGCTCGTCGTGTCCCCCGCCCTCGCCGCCTGCTCCGACGGCGCGACGGCGACGCCCGACTCCACCGCCGCCCGCACTGTGAGCGTCGGCGCGACGGCGAGCGTGCGATGGAACCAGCGCGCCGTCGCCCTCGTCGTCGCGCGACAGCCCGCCAGCAACGGGCAGGCGGCGGTGAGCCGCATCCTGACCTATCTCTCGCTCGCGCAGTACCGCGCGGCGGCCGCGGCGCAGGGCGCCCAGACCACCGCGGGCGCCGCGTCGCCGTCGGTCTCCGCGGCGGTGGGAGGCGCGTCGGCCGCCGTGCTCGACGCGTTCTTCCCGCTCGACGTGGCATCGATCGAGGCGCAGCTGAACGCCGACCTCGCAGTGCCCCCGTGGCCGGGCGCGGCGCCCGAGGACGTCGTGGGCGGCCAGGCCCTCGGCCGGAGGATCGGCACCGCGGTGCTCGCGCAGGCGGATCGGGACAACTACCTCGCCGCGTCGCCCGGCACGCCGCCGGTCGGTCCGAGCATGTGGGTGTCGTCCAGCGCCGCGATCGTCCGCTCGCTCTACGGCGTGCGCCCGTTCTTCCTCCGCGCGCCTAACGAGCTCCGGCCGCCCGCGCCGCCGGCCATCGGCTCGCCGAAGTTCGTCGAGGCGCTGGCCGAGGTGCGCCGCATCGCCGACACGCGGACCGCGGAGCAGACGGCGATCGCCACGAACTGGAACACGTCGAGCGGCACGTTCACCGCGGGCGCGCTCAATCTCGTCGCCGACGACGTCATTCGCGAGCACGGCGCGCCGGAGCTCGACGCCGCGCGCGTCCTCGCGTTCGCGAACGCGGCGGCGTTCGACGCGCAGATCGCGTGCTGGGACGCGAAGTTCGCGTACTGGTTCATCCGCCCGTCGCAGGCCGATCCCGGCATCGCGCTCGCCATCGCGCTCCCGAACCACCCGTCGTACCCGTCGGGGCACTCGTGCATGACGGCCGCGCTGTTCGGCGTGCTGGCGAACGCGTTCCCCGACCAGCGCGCGCGCCTGGACGCGATGGTGGACGAGGCCGGGATGTCGCGCGTCTACGGCGGCATCCACTACCGCTTCGACATCGACGCGGGGCGCGACATCGGCCGCGCGGCGGCGGCGCTCGCGCTCAACGGCTCACTCAAGTAG
- a CDS encoding flotillin family protein, with protein MSSLPLALLQVSNPVAGMSTALVAAILGLAVVLGLVTLFVSRYKRCPANRILVISGSVGGGNAAKCVSGGGAFVWPVIQEYNYLPLEPIKMDIPLNDALSLENIRISVPAVFTVAIGNEPEVRQNAAMRLLGMRLDQIEGTAHDIIVGQLRQVIASMRIDEINRDRDGFLHKVQHQLEPELKKIGLMLLNVNIKDLKDGAGYLDALGKQAAQQAIQTARGDVAEQEKIGEIRVANANREKATAVAEAEAQREIALRETQRERATRIAQLDKEQQIAEQTAAFEREAEVASAEQKKRIALAAADATALAGEAEAKARREAAVASADQKRRVALAEANATAVAGEADAQARVAATNSALQVKQAEAYLTAETKKREAEAAVAEAQNRALARAALAEAERVEAEKRAALEAPAKAEKARRIVEAEAAAEQVRLAAEAEANATRVKLEAQAQGEAAIIEQRAEALGKLIEKAGGAREAFLLQLQEQMPMLAETAAKAISGIKIDKIVVWEGGNGVGNGSTSNFIQSMARSLPPMMDVLQNIAGVELPNYLGKSVSVPNDVPTPGSAVAETKEPAKDAAK; from the coding sequence ATGTCGTCCCTGCCGCTCGCCCTGCTCCAGGTCTCCAACCCCGTCGCCGGGATGTCGACGGCGCTCGTCGCCGCGATCCTCGGCCTCGCCGTCGTGCTCGGGCTGGTGACGCTGTTCGTGTCGCGCTACAAGCGCTGCCCGGCGAACCGCATCCTCGTGATCTCCGGATCCGTCGGCGGCGGCAACGCGGCGAAGTGCGTCTCCGGCGGCGGCGCGTTCGTGTGGCCGGTGATCCAGGAGTACAACTACCTGCCGCTCGAGCCGATCAAGATGGACATCCCGCTGAACGACGCGCTGTCGCTGGAGAACATCCGCATCAGCGTGCCGGCGGTGTTCACCGTCGCCATCGGCAACGAGCCCGAGGTGCGGCAGAACGCGGCGATGCGACTGCTGGGCATGCGCCTCGACCAGATCGAGGGCACCGCGCACGACATCATCGTCGGCCAGCTGCGACAGGTCATCGCGTCGATGCGCATCGACGAGATCAACCGCGACCGCGACGGGTTCCTGCACAAGGTCCAGCACCAGCTCGAGCCGGAGCTGAAGAAGATCGGGCTCATGCTGCTGAACGTGAACATCAAGGACCTGAAGGACGGCGCCGGCTACCTCGACGCGTTAGGCAAGCAGGCCGCGCAGCAGGCGATCCAGACCGCGCGCGGCGACGTGGCCGAGCAGGAGAAGATCGGTGAGATCCGCGTCGCGAACGCGAACCGCGAGAAGGCCACCGCGGTGGCGGAGGCCGAGGCGCAGCGCGAGATCGCGCTCCGCGAGACGCAGCGCGAGCGCGCGACGCGCATCGCGCAGCTCGACAAGGAGCAGCAGATCGCCGAGCAGACGGCGGCGTTCGAGCGGGAGGCCGAGGTCGCGTCGGCGGAGCAGAAGAAGCGCATCGCGCTCGCCGCGGCCGACGCGACGGCGCTCGCCGGCGAGGCGGAGGCGAAGGCGCGCCGCGAGGCCGCGGTGGCGTCGGCCGATCAGAAGCGCCGCGTCGCGCTCGCCGAGGCGAATGCGACCGCGGTCGCCGGCGAGGCCGACGCACAGGCGCGCGTGGCCGCCACGAACTCCGCGCTGCAGGTGAAGCAGGCCGAGGCCTACCTCACGGCGGAGACGAAGAAGCGCGAGGCGGAGGCCGCCGTGGCCGAGGCGCAGAACCGTGCGCTCGCGCGCGCCGCGCTCGCCGAGGCGGAGCGCGTGGAGGCGGAGAAGCGTGCCGCGCTCGAGGCGCCCGCGAAGGCCGAGAAGGCGCGTCGCATCGTGGAGGCCGAAGCGGCCGCCGAGCAGGTGCGGCTCGCCGCGGAGGCCGAGGCGAACGCGACCCGCGTGAAGCTCGAGGCGCAGGCGCAGGGTGAGGCCGCGATCATCGAGCAGCGCGCCGAGGCGTTGGGCAAGCTGATCGAGAAGGCGGGTGGTGCGCGCGAGGCGTTCTTGCTGCAGCTGCAGGAGCAGATGCCGATGCTCGCCGAGACCGCGGCGAAGGCGATCAGCGGCATCAAGATCGACAAGATCGTCGTGTGGGAGGGCGGCAACGGCGTCGGCAACGGCAGCACGTCGAACTTCATCCAGAGCATGGCGCGGTCGCTGCCGCCGATGATGGACGTGCTGCAGAACATCGCCGGCGTGGAGCTGCCGAACTACCTCGGCAAGAGCGTCTCCGTGCCTAACGACGTGCCGACGCCGGGGAGCGCGGTGGCGGAGACGAAGGAGCCAGCGAAGGACGCGGCGAAGTAA
- a CDS encoding pyrroloquinoline quinone-dependent dehydrogenase, producing MKRALVILALAACARGAPTPRDVDWPVTGGEPGNSRHSPLAQIDRTTVKRLRVAWIHHTGDASPSGGTQIQATPVVVHGVLYATSPTLQLLALRGDTGEELWRFDPWQGQRREIHANRGVAYWESPDASDRRVFVTAGRRLWAVDAASGKPVATFGHGGWADLADSLGRDVGGGYLIATSPGVVYRDLLIQGTRVSESEGAAPGHVRAFDVRTGRVRWTFHTIPRPGEHGAETWPEGAWSSAGGANSWPGMSLDTRRGVVFVPLGSATPDFYGGDRAGANLYANALVALDAATGRRLWHFQTVHHDVWDRDLPTAPNLVTLTRDGRRVDAAAQITKSGFVFVFDRETGRPLFPVEERPAPPSDLSGERTWPTQPIPVKPAPFARQSMTEADLTDLSPAAHDSALHRFRTLRHGGLFDPPSREGTVVLPGFDGGGEWGGAAVDRETGVLYVNASDVPWIAAMREVPAPATSTTARTGADVYAANCVACHKADRRGDGDRVPSLVGVGARLSTDQIQQVIRRGRGFMPAFPSLTDQETRAVAAYLLGATTDAGAASRSTRYRFAGYERWRGPDGYPAIKPPWGTLSAIDLNTGEYRWRIPLGEHAALTAKGIPPTGTEQYGGPIVTAGGLVFIAATMDEKIRAFDKDSGALLWEAPLPAAGYATPSTYAVGGRQYVVVAAGGGKLGTRSGDAYVAFALPE from the coding sequence ATGAAGCGAGCCCTCGTCATCCTTGCCCTCGCCGCGTGCGCCCGCGGCGCGCCGACGCCACGCGACGTCGACTGGCCGGTCACCGGCGGCGAGCCGGGGAACAGCCGCCACTCGCCGCTCGCCCAGATCGATCGAACCACCGTGAAGCGCCTGCGCGTCGCGTGGATCCACCACACGGGCGACGCGTCGCCGAGTGGCGGGACGCAGATCCAGGCGACGCCCGTCGTCGTGCACGGCGTGCTGTACGCGACGTCGCCGACGCTGCAGCTGCTCGCGCTGCGCGGCGACACCGGCGAGGAACTGTGGCGCTTCGACCCGTGGCAGGGCCAGCGGCGCGAGATCCACGCGAACCGCGGCGTCGCCTACTGGGAGTCGCCCGACGCGTCCGACCGGCGCGTGTTCGTCACCGCGGGCCGTCGGCTGTGGGCCGTCGACGCCGCGAGCGGCAAGCCGGTAGCGACGTTCGGGCACGGCGGGTGGGCCGACCTCGCGGATTCGTTAGGCAGAGACGTCGGCGGCGGGTACCTCATCGCGACGAGCCCCGGCGTCGTGTATCGCGACCTGCTGATCCAGGGCACGCGCGTCTCGGAGAGCGAGGGCGCCGCGCCGGGACACGTACGCGCGTTCGACGTGCGCACGGGCCGCGTGCGGTGGACGTTCCACACCATCCCGCGCCCCGGCGAGCACGGCGCCGAGACGTGGCCCGAGGGCGCGTGGAGCAGCGCCGGCGGCGCGAACTCGTGGCCGGGGATGAGCCTCGACACGCGGCGCGGCGTCGTCTTCGTGCCGTTAGGCTCGGCCACGCCGGACTTCTACGGCGGCGACCGCGCGGGGGCGAACCTGTACGCGAACGCCCTCGTCGCGCTGGACGCGGCGACGGGCCGGCGTCTGTGGCACTTCCAGACCGTGCACCACGACGTGTGGGACCGCGACCTCCCCACGGCGCCGAACCTCGTCACGCTCACGCGCGACGGACGCCGAGTCGACGCGGCCGCGCAGATCACGAAGTCGGGGTTCGTCTTCGTGTTCGATCGCGAGACGGGTCGGCCGCTGTTCCCGGTCGAGGAGCGCCCGGCGCCGCCGTCCGATCTGTCGGGCGAGCGCACGTGGCCGACGCAGCCGATCCCGGTGAAGCCGGCGCCGTTCGCGCGCCAGTCGATGACCGAGGCGGATCTCACCGACCTGTCGCCCGCGGCGCACGACTCCGCGCTGCACCGCTTCCGCACGCTCCGTCACGGCGGTCTGTTCGACCCGCCGAGCCGCGAGGGGACGGTGGTGCTGCCCGGGTTCGACGGCGGCGGGGAGTGGGGCGGCGCCGCGGTGGACCGCGAGACGGGCGTGCTGTACGTGAACGCGAGCGACGTCCCGTGGATCGCGGCGATGCGCGAGGTCCCCGCACCGGCGACATCGACCACGGCACGCACCGGCGCCGACGTCTATGCGGCGAACTGCGTCGCGTGCCACAAGGCCGACCGCCGCGGCGACGGCGACCGCGTGCCGTCGCTCGTCGGCGTCGGCGCGCGACTCTCGACGGACCAGATCCAGCAGGTGATCCGGCGCGGTCGCGGCTTCATGCCCGCGTTCCCGAGCCTCACCGACCAGGAGACGCGCGCGGTGGCGGCGTATCTGTTAGGCGCCACGACGGACGCCGGCGCCGCCTCTCGTTCCACACGCTACCGGTTCGCCGGCTACGAGCGGTGGCGCGGCCCGGACGGCTATCCGGCGATCAAGCCGCCGTGGGGAACGCTGAGCGCGATCGACCTCAACACGGGCGAATATCGGTGGCGCATCCCGTTAGGCGAGCACGCCGCGCTCACCGCGAAGGGGATCCCGCCGACGGGCACGGAGCAGTACGGCGGTCCGATCGTCACCGCGGGCGGGCTGGTGTTCATCGCGGCGACCATGGATGAGAAGATCCGCGCCTTCGACAAGGACAGCGGCGCGCTGCTGTGGGAAGCGCCGCTGCCCGCCGCCGGCTACGCGACGCCGAGCACGTATGCCGTCGGCGGGCGGCAGTACGTGGTGGTCGCGGCCGGGGGCGGGAAGCTCGGCACGCGGTCGGGGGACGCATACGTGGCGTTCGCGCTGCCGGAGTGA
- a CDS encoding ECF-type sigma factor: MTGTPHPDLLDALRAHEELEQLVPLVYDELRRIAHRQLAARAPGATLQTTGLVHEAYLKLVDQSRARWSDRAHFLAVASLAMRHVLVDRAKARLAQKRGGGRVRVSLDEDRIAADDQPEALLQLHEALERLAAVEPRLARVVECRFFGGLTQEEIAESLGIAVRTVERDWAKARVLLRRALLE, from the coding sequence ATGACGGGCACGCCGCACCCCGATCTGCTCGACGCGCTCCGCGCGCACGAGGAGCTGGAGCAGCTCGTACCACTCGTGTACGACGAGCTGCGCCGGATCGCGCACCGCCAGCTCGCGGCACGCGCCCCGGGCGCCACGCTGCAGACGACGGGGCTCGTGCACGAGGCGTATCTCAAGCTCGTCGACCAGTCGCGCGCCCGGTGGAGCGACCGCGCGCACTTCCTCGCGGTGGCCTCGCTCGCGATGCGCCACGTGCTCGTGGACCGCGCGAAGGCGCGCCTCGCGCAGAAGCGGGGCGGCGGGCGCGTGCGCGTCTCGCTCGACGAGGACCGGATCGCGGCCGACGACCAGCCGGAGGCGCTGCTGCAGCTGCACGAGGCGCTGGAGCGGCTGGCCGCGGTCGAGCCGCGGCTCGCGCGCGTCGTCGAGTGCCGCTTCTTCGGCGGGCTCACGCAGGAGGAGATCGCGGAGTCGTTAGGCATCGCCGTCCGCACCGTGGAGCGCGACTGGGCGAAGGCGCGCGTGCTGCTGCGCCGCGCACTACTTGAGTGA
- a CDS encoding NAD(P)/FAD-dependent oxidoreductase, giving the protein MPAPTHAHRTVHRIEPGDHVVVCGAGPAGLTAAYQLAKQDVPVTVLESDHVVGGISRTVQHDGYRFDLGGHRFFTRIAPVQAMWEELLGDDLLDVPRLSRIHYAGKFFHYPLRAGNALKGLGPRDAIRILASYARARLRPSPVEENFEQWVTNRFGRHLYEIFFKTYTEKVWGIPCTEIRAEWAAQRIQNLSLTRAVLSANPLTRRAGDVRTLIDSFKYPRLGPGQMWERCRDRIVERGGEVRTGHRVTALEVRDGRVVAARVAGPDGEERIEAQHVISTMPLDTLVAALGDAATPDARAAASGLSFRALLVVALVVDDETPFPDNWIYVHTPHFRVGRVQNFRNWSAALTPEPGRTCLGMEYFCTEGDDVWSLDDAALVQLATRELGALGLAGGARVVDGVVVRVPKAYPVYDASYRARVDVVRGCLDAIPNLHTVGRNGMHKYNNQDHSMYTAMLTVENLCGASHDVWAVNTDSEYHEAQRVVPREARRTGPAFVFGRAASRAPSEA; this is encoded by the coding sequence ATGCCCGCCCCCACCCACGCGCATCGGACCGTGCATCGCATCGAGCCCGGCGACCACGTGGTCGTGTGCGGGGCGGGGCCGGCGGGACTCACCGCGGCCTACCAGCTCGCGAAGCAGGACGTCCCCGTCACCGTCCTCGAGAGCGACCACGTCGTCGGCGGGATCTCGCGCACGGTGCAGCACGACGGCTACCGCTTCGACCTCGGCGGACACCGCTTCTTCACGCGCATCGCTCCGGTGCAGGCGATGTGGGAAGAGCTGCTCGGCGACGACCTGCTCGACGTGCCGCGCCTGTCGCGCATCCACTACGCGGGAAAGTTCTTCCACTACCCGCTGCGGGCGGGGAACGCGCTCAAGGGACTCGGCCCGCGCGACGCGATCCGCATCCTCGCGAGCTACGCCCGCGCGCGTCTCCGCCCGTCGCCGGTCGAGGAGAACTTCGAGCAGTGGGTGACGAACCGCTTCGGGCGGCACCTCTACGAGATCTTCTTCAAGACGTACACGGAGAAGGTGTGGGGCATTCCGTGCACGGAGATCCGCGCCGAGTGGGCCGCGCAGCGCATCCAGAACCTGTCGCTCACCCGCGCCGTGCTGTCGGCGAACCCGCTCACGCGCCGCGCGGGCGACGTGCGCACGCTCATCGACTCGTTCAAGTATCCGCGCCTCGGCCCCGGACAGATGTGGGAGCGGTGCCGCGACCGCATCGTCGAGCGCGGGGGCGAGGTGCGCACCGGGCATCGCGTCACGGCGCTCGAGGTGCGCGACGGCCGCGTCGTGGCCGCGCGCGTCGCGGGCCCCGACGGCGAGGAGCGGATCGAGGCGCAGCACGTCATCTCCACCATGCCGCTCGACACGCTCGTCGCCGCGCTCGGCGACGCGGCGACGCCGGACGCGCGCGCCGCGGCGAGTGGGCTGTCGTTCCGCGCGCTGCTCGTCGTCGCGCTCGTCGTCGACGACGAGACGCCGTTTCCCGACAACTGGATCTACGTGCACACGCCGCACTTCCGGGTCGGGCGCGTGCAGAACTTCCGGAACTGGAGCGCGGCGCTCACGCCGGAGCCGGGGCGCACGTGCCTCGGCATGGAGTACTTCTGCACCGAGGGCGACGACGTCTGGTCGCTCGACGACGCGGCGCTCGTGCAGCTCGCGACGCGCGAGTTGGGCGCGCTCGGCCTCGCCGGCGGTGCGCGCGTCGTCGACGGCGTGGTGGTCCGCGTGCCGAAGGCGTACCCGGTCTACGACGCATCGTACCGCGCGCGCGTCGACGTCGTGCGCGGCTGCCTCGACGCGATCCCGAACCTGCACACCGTCGGGCGGAACGGGATGCACAAGTACAACAACCAGGACCACTCCATGTACACCGCGATGCTCACCGTGGAGAACCTCTGCGGCGCGTCGCACGACGTGTGGGCGGTGAACACCGACAGCGAGTACCACGAGGCACAGCGCGTCGTGCCGCGCGAGGCGCGCCGCACGGGGCCGGCCTTCGTGTTCGGGCGCGCGGCGTCGCGCGCGCCGTCGGAGGCGTGA
- a CDS encoding HNH endonuclease, which translates to MPAQCLLLDASYEPLAPLITLSRAMRLVLAGKAEIVEDEGRTVRAAERELRRPAVLRLVSHVAVPRRHRRGVTNTWLFARDEYRCAYCGRHERELGVREFLTRDHVLPTSRGGTNSWENCVTACRRCNGRKADRTPEEARMPLRADVALVAPHFARLAWPVRRLTALQQQYVALYFGDDVLAALR; encoded by the coding sequence ATGCCCGCGCAGTGTCTGTTGCTCGACGCGTCGTACGAGCCGCTCGCCCCGCTCATCACACTCTCCCGCGCGATGCGGCTCGTGCTCGCCGGGAAGGCGGAGATCGTGGAAGACGAGGGGCGCACCGTGCGCGCCGCCGAGCGCGAGCTCCGGCGCCCCGCGGTGCTCCGGCTCGTCAGTCACGTTGCCGTCCCGCGCCGGCACCGCCGCGGCGTGACGAACACGTGGCTGTTCGCGCGCGACGAGTACCGCTGCGCCTACTGCGGGCGCCATGAGCGCGAGCTCGGCGTCCGCGAGTTCCTCACGCGCGACCACGTGCTCCCCACGTCGCGCGGGGGGACGAACAGCTGGGAGAACTGCGTCACCGCCTGCCGCCGCTGCAACGGCCGGAAGGCGGACCGCACGCCCGAGGAGGCGCGCATGCCACTGCGCGCGGACGTCGCACTCGTCGCGCCGCACTTCGCACGGCTGGCGTGGCCGGTGCGCCGGCTCACGGCGCTCCAGCAGCAGTACGTCGCCCTGTACTTCGGCGACGACGTACTCGCGGCGCTCCGGTAG